In one Thermus hydrothermalis genomic region, the following are encoded:
- a CDS encoding DUF7281 domain-containing protein produces the protein MREKGRCVLSGEEAKALAHLLPRLVGEGGARYREGWWELTAQALPLLEAYASESPPPSKREAYERLGNDKRSARPSGVEVAVRGVGEGRRALGLAPDFPEGAYAVFPLEVLLSRAEGLPLVLVENLEAFLRYRGEGLEVLGERERREHPADYILLYRGDGARTRPLPWGEALRGYAGEVLLAFDLDPAGLAMAEGLVAELPRWGLVVPEGPARLALYREAMAKPEMRERYRSQVERVDVGRFAREPFASLWEEMAEMAVAVPQERYLA, from the coding sequence TTGCGGGAGAAAGGGCGGTGCGTCCTTAGCGGGGAGGAGGCCAAGGCCTTGGCCCACCTCCTCCCCCGCCTGGTGGGGGAAGGGGGTGCCCGCTACCGGGAGGGGTGGTGGGAGCTCACCGCCCAAGCGCTTCCCCTTTTGGAGGCTTATGCGAGCGAGAGCCCGCCCCCTTCCAAAAGGGAGGCGTACGAGCGCTTGGGCAACGACAAGCGCTCCGCCCGGCCCTCCGGGGTGGAGGTGGCGGTGCGGGGGGTGGGCGAGGGGCGGAGGGCTTTGGGCCTCGCCCCGGACTTTCCCGAAGGGGCCTACGCCGTCTTCCCCTTAGAGGTCCTCCTTTCCCGGGCGGAGGGGCTTCCCCTGGTGTTGGTGGAGAACCTCGAGGCCTTCCTCCGTTACCGGGGGGAGGGCCTCGAGGTTTTGGGGGAAAGGGAGCGGCGGGAACACCCGGCGGACTACATCCTCCTCTACCGGGGCGACGGCGCCCGGACCCGCCCCCTGCCTTGGGGGGAGGCCCTAAGGGGCTATGCGGGGGAGGTCCTCCTCGCCTTTGACCTGGACCCCGCCGGCCTGGCCATGGCGGAGGGGCTGGTGGCGGAACTTCCCCGCTGGGGCCTGGTGGTGCCCGAAGGCCCTGCCCGCCTCGCCCTCTACCGGGAAGCCATGGCCAAGCCCGAGATGCGGGAGCGGTACAGGAGCCAGGTGGAGCGGGTGGACGTGGGGCGCTTCGCCCGGGAGCCCTTCGCCTCTCTCTGGGAAGAGATGGCCGAGATGGCGGTGGCGGTGCCGCAGGAGCGCTACCTGGCCTGA